In Quercus robur chromosome 11, dhQueRobu3.1, whole genome shotgun sequence, the following proteins share a genomic window:
- the LOC126707221 gene encoding putative disease resistance protein At1g58400: protein MADSVVTFLLQNLTQLLAQESKLLGGVENQVRLLQNELSLINVFLQNTKGKRHGNELVKQVVSQIRDVAYEAEDVIDTFIVTVTKHRRRSKLRKVIHCFDRAIALHEVANKIESIKTVIKEIYDNRSKYGIEIAESSRGDAEVEEILHRRRRYVEEDDVVGFNYDTKALMKHLIEGSLQRNVVSIIGMGGLGKTTLARKIYNNNDVKNYFDVRVWVYVSQEYRIRELLVEILKGATPRPKLKKFILKAELKDELFHGLEAMYSSNKDKLKGTLIEDLKVIEEMSDEECKKTLFEVLMLKNAEDQIQDHITKISQDQKLNKLWSRFVKGIYKKNGDGWQDLNDNELKSGLFECLKDKRYLIVMDDIWKTELWNEISTVFCDNLNGSRILITSRIKEVALHASSFNSIPPIPPYELPFLKEDNSWELFSKKVFRGATCPPKLETVGRKIVKTCHGLPLAIVVLGGLLANKEKTHRTWSKYAGHVNSYLTEDRSSCIDILALSYNHLPQCLKPFFLYFGIYPEDFEIPVRQLFRLWIAEGFIRQIGSRNMEDVAEDYLEELID from the coding sequence ATGGCAGACAGTGTTGTTACTTTCCTGTTGCAGAACCTGACTCAGTTGCTCGCCCAAGAATCAAAACTGCTTGGTGGAGTGGAGAATCAAGTCAGGTTACTTCAGAATGAGCTGTCTCTGATCAACGTCTTCCTCCAAAATACTAAAGGGAAACGACATGGCAATGAGTTGGTGAAGCAGGTAGTAAGCCAAATCAGGGACGTAGCCTATGAGGCTGAGGACGTTATCGATACATTCATTGTGACTGTGACAAAGCACAGAAGAAGAAGCAAGCTGAGGAAGGTAATCCATTGCTTTGACCGAGCTATAGCGCTTCACGAGGTTGCAAACAAGATAGAGAGCATCAAGACTGTCATCAAGGAAATCTATGACAATCGGAGCAAGTATGGCATAGAAATAGCTGAATCATCTAGAGGAGATGCAGAAGTGGAGGAGATACTGCACAGACGCAGGAGATATGTAGAGGAAGATGACGTGGTGGGCTTCAATTATGACACAAAGGCATTGATGAAGCACCTTATTGAAGGGAGTTTGCAACGTAATGTTGTCTCAATCATTGGCATGGGTGGCTTAGGAAAAACCACCCTTGCTAGGAAGATCTACAACAACAATGATGTCAAGAATTACTTTGATGTCCGTGTTTGGGTTTATGTCTCCCAAGAATATAGAATCAGAGAGTTGTTGGTTGAAATTTTGAAGGGTGCGACTCCAAGgccaaaactgaaaaaatttaTCTTGAAAGCAGAATTGAAAGACGAATTATTCCATGGTTTGGAAGCTATGTATAGCTCGAATAAGGATAAATTGAAAGGGACACTAATCGAAGACTTGAAAGTTATCGAGGAAATGAGTGATGAAGAATGCAAAAAGACATTGTTTGAAGTCTTGATGCTGAAGAATGCAGAGGACCAAATACAAGACCATATAACGAAAATTTCACAAGaccaaaaattgaataaattgtGGTCGCGTTTTGTGAAAGGTATTTACAAAAAGAATGGGGATGGATGGCAAGATTTGAATGATAATGAATTGAAAAGTGGGCTGTTCGAATGCTTGAAAGACAAGAGGTACCTAATTGTCATGGACGACATCTGGAAAACTGAACTATGGAATGAGATAAGTACTGTCTTTTGTGATAACTTGAATGGAAGTAGAATATTGATCACTAGCCGAATAAAAGAAGTAGCATTACATGCAAGTAGTTTTAATAGTATTCCTCCTATTCCCCCTTATGAACTCCCTTTTCTTAAAGAAGATAATAGTTGGGAACTCTTCTCTAAGAAGGTGTTTCGGGGTGCTACATGTCCTCCAAAACTTGAAACAGTAGGtagaaaaattgtcaaaacttGCCATGGTTTACCACTTGCTATTGTGGTATTGGGGGGTCTATTGGCGAATAAGGAGAAAACACACCGAACATGGTCAAAATATGCTGGCCATGTGAATTCGTATTTGACTGAGGATAGATCAAGTTGCATAGACATATTGGCTCTAAGCTACAACCACTTACCCCAGTGCTTGAAACCtttctttctatattttggCATATACCCAGAAGACTTTGAGATACCGGTGAGGCAACTATTCCGACTTTGGATAGCCGAGGGATTCATACGGCAAATTGGGAGCAGAAATATGGAGGATGTTGCTGAAGACTACTTGGAGGAACTCATTGATTGA